A DNA window from Clavibacter sepedonicus contains the following coding sequences:
- a CDS encoding DNA gyrase/topoisomerase IV subunit B: MAASDYSARHLSVLEGLEAVRKRPGMYIGSTDSRGLMHCLWEIIDNSVDEALGGHGDLIDVRLHPDGSVEVRDTARGVPVDIEPKTGLSGVEVVFTKLHAGGKFGSGSYASSGGLHGVGASVVNALSERLDVEVDRGGKTYAMSFRRGEPGIFEDQGEASPDAPFRPFTSGSELRVVGKVRKGVTGTRIRYWADRQIFTRGASFLTEELLGRARQTAFLVPGLSIDIKDLRGEQPVRESFRFDGGIAEFVDHLAVDAPLTDTWRLEGSGTFTETVPVLTDGGAMVPTELTRECAVDIALRWGTGYDTRFKSFVNIIATPKGGTHQAGFEAGLLKFVRAQVEANARKLKVGTDKLEKDDVLAGLTAVLTVRFPEPQFEGQTKEVLGTPAVRAIVSQVVQKAMADRFASPRREDKAQTAVLLEKVVGEMKSRISARTHKETQRRKNALESSSLPAKLVDCRSNDVANSELFIVEGDSALGTAKLARDSEYQALLPIRGKILNVQKASLPDMLSNTECASIIQVLGAGSGRTFDLSAARYGKIIIMSDADVDGAHIRTLLLTLFFRYMRPMIDEGRVFAAVPPLHRVVVMNPGSKPNDVIYTYSERELAAVLAQAKRQGKRYQDPIQRYKGLGEMGADQLATTTMDRRNRTLRRVRVDDAEAATRMFELLMGNDVAPRKEFIIDGAGSVRDRIDV; encoded by the coding sequence GTGGCAGCATCCGATTATTCCGCCCGCCACCTCTCCGTCCTCGAGGGCCTCGAGGCGGTGCGCAAGCGGCCCGGCATGTACATCGGATCCACCGACTCGCGCGGCCTCATGCACTGCCTCTGGGAGATCATCGACAACAGCGTCGACGAGGCGCTCGGCGGGCACGGCGACCTGATCGACGTGCGGCTCCACCCCGACGGCAGCGTCGAGGTGCGCGACACCGCGCGCGGCGTCCCGGTCGACATCGAGCCCAAGACCGGGCTGTCCGGCGTCGAGGTCGTCTTCACCAAGCTGCACGCCGGCGGCAAGTTCGGATCCGGCTCGTACGCGTCCTCGGGCGGCCTGCACGGCGTGGGCGCGTCCGTCGTGAACGCCCTGTCGGAGCGCCTCGACGTCGAGGTGGACCGCGGCGGCAAGACGTACGCCATGTCCTTCCGACGCGGCGAGCCGGGCATCTTCGAGGACCAGGGGGAGGCGAGCCCCGACGCGCCGTTCCGCCCCTTCACGTCCGGCAGCGAGCTGCGGGTCGTGGGCAAGGTGCGCAAGGGCGTCACCGGCACGCGGATCCGCTACTGGGCCGACCGGCAGATCTTCACCCGCGGCGCGTCCTTCCTCACCGAGGAGCTCCTCGGCCGCGCGCGCCAGACCGCGTTCCTCGTGCCCGGGCTCAGCATCGACATCAAGGACCTGCGCGGCGAGCAGCCCGTGCGCGAGTCCTTCCGGTTCGACGGCGGGATCGCGGAGTTCGTCGACCACCTGGCCGTCGACGCGCCGCTGACGGACACCTGGCGGCTCGAGGGATCCGGCACGTTCACCGAGACGGTGCCCGTCCTCACGGACGGCGGGGCCATGGTGCCGACCGAGCTCACCCGAGAGTGCGCCGTCGACATCGCGCTCCGCTGGGGCACGGGGTACGACACCCGGTTCAAGTCGTTCGTCAACATCATCGCCACGCCCAAGGGCGGCACCCACCAGGCAGGCTTCGAGGCGGGCCTGCTCAAGTTCGTGCGCGCGCAGGTCGAGGCCAACGCGCGGAAGCTCAAGGTCGGCACCGACAAGCTCGAGAAGGACGACGTGCTCGCGGGCCTCACCGCCGTGCTCACGGTGCGCTTCCCCGAGCCGCAGTTCGAGGGCCAGACCAAGGAGGTGCTCGGCACGCCGGCCGTCCGCGCCATCGTGTCGCAGGTCGTGCAGAAGGCCATGGCCGACCGCTTCGCGTCGCCGCGCCGCGAGGACAAGGCGCAGACCGCCGTGCTCCTCGAGAAGGTCGTGGGGGAGATGAAGTCGCGCATCTCGGCCCGGACCCACAAGGAGACCCAGCGGCGGAAGAACGCCCTCGAGAGCTCGTCGCTCCCGGCGAAGCTCGTGGACTGCCGCTCGAACGACGTCGCCAACAGCGAGCTCTTCATCGTCGAGGGCGACTCGGCGCTCGGCACGGCGAAGCTCGCGCGCGACAGCGAGTACCAGGCGCTGCTGCCCATCCGCGGCAAGATCCTGAACGTGCAGAAGGCGTCGCTGCCCGACATGCTCTCCAACACCGAGTGCGCGTCGATCATCCAGGTGCTGGGCGCGGGATCCGGCCGCACGTTCGACCTGTCGGCGGCGCGCTACGGGAAGATCATCATCATGAGCGACGCCGATGTCGACGGCGCCCACATCCGCACGCTGCTGCTCACGCTCTTCTTCCGCTACATGCGGCCGATGATCGACGAGGGCCGCGTGTTCGCCGCGGTGCCGCCGCTGCACCGCGTCGTGGTCATGAACCCCGGCTCGAAGCCCAATGACGTGATCTACACCTACTCGGAGCGCGAGCTGGCGGCCGTGCTCGCCCAGGCGAAGCGGCAGGGCAAGCGCTACCAGGACCCGATCCAGCGGTACAAGGGCCTGGGGGAGATGGGCGCCGACCAGCTGGCGACGACCACCATGGACCGGCGCAACCGCACGCTCCGGCGCGTGCGGGTCGATGACGCCGAGGCCGCCACGCGCATGTTCGAGCTGCTGATGGGCAACGACGTCGCACCCCGCAAGGAGTTCATCATCGACGGCGCCGGATCCGTGCGGGACCGCATCGACGTGTGA